From Triticum urartu cultivar G1812 chromosome 2, Tu2.1, whole genome shotgun sequence, a single genomic window includes:
- the LOC125536377 gene encoding galactose mutarotase: MAAEPEICVLSNGRITANIASWGATITSLLVPDAQGDLADVVLGFDTLEPYLKGMAPYFGCIVGRVANRIKNGKFDLNGVEYSLPINNGPNSLHGGLKGFDKVVWDVVERKDGEYPSITFQYESKDGEEGYPGDVTVRATYSLPEATTLRLDMEAIPANKATPISLAQHTYWNLAGHNSGSILDHSIQIWAKHVTPVNENTIPTGEIMPVQDTPFDFTTEHKIGDRISDVPGGYDHNYVLDSGDEKNGLKHAAKLKDPSSSRTLDLWTDAPGMQFYTANYVNGITGKGGAVYGKHAGVCLETQGFPNAINQPNFPSVVVQPGAKYKHAMLFEFSA, encoded by the exons ATGGCGGCCGAGCCCGAGATCTGCGTGCTCTCCAATGGCAGGATCACGGCGAACATCGCCAGCTGGGGCGCCACCATCACCTCCCTCCTCGTCCCCGACGCGCAAG GGGATCTCGCGGATGTCGTTCTTGGGTTCGACACACTGGAGCCGTACTTG AAAGGCATGGCACCTTATTTTGGTTGCATAGTTGGCCGAGTTGCAAATAGGATCAAGAATGGGAAGTTTGATCTGAACGGAGTCGAGTATTCATTGCCTATCAACAATGGGCCGAACAGCCTTCATG GTGGATTGAAGGGGTTTGACAAGGTTGTGTGGGATGTTGTAGAGCGTAAAGATGGCGAGTACCCATCAATAACCTTTCAATATGAGAGCAAAGATGGCGAAGAAG GTTACCCTGGCGATGTAACCGTCCGAGCAACGTATTCTCTTCCGGAGGCCACCACTCTAAGACTTGATATGGAAGCTATACCAGCTAACAAAGCCACTCCTATCAGCTTGGCACAGCATACTTACTGGAACCTTGCAGGCCACAACTCTGGCAGCATCTTGGATCATTCGATCCAGATCTGGGCAAAACACGTCACTCCAGTCAATGAAAACACGATTCCTACCGGAGAAATAATGCCCGTCCAGGACACGCCTTTTGATTTCACCACGGAGCACAAGATTGGAGACCGCATCAGCGATGTTCCTGGAGGGTACGACCATAACTATGTGTTGGACTCGGGCGATGAGAAGAATGGCTTGAAGCACGCAGCCAAGCTGAAGGACCCATCGAGCTCACGAACTCTGGACCTCTGGACCGATGCGCCTGGCATGCAGTTCTATACTGCCAACTATGTGAATGGCATCACGGGCAAAGGTGGAGCTGTTTACGGTAAGCATGCCGGAGTATGCTTGGAAACCCAGGGGTTCCCCAATGCCATCAACCAGCCCAATTTCCCGTCTGTGGTGGTGCAGCCTGGTGCGAAGTATAAGCACGCCATGTTGTTTGAGTTCTCGGCATGA